Proteins encoded by one window of Blautia luti:
- a CDS encoding manganese catalase family protein has protein sequence MWNYEKRLQYPVNITQPNAKIAQYIMSQYGGPDGEISASMRYLSQRFTMPNRMAAAVLNDIGTEELAHLEMVSTIVHQLTRDLSMEEIEKSGFGPYYIDHTVGVWPQAAGGVPFNACQFQSKGDPITDLFENLAAEQKARSTYDNILRVVRDMPEIADPIKFLRAREVVHFQRFGEALRSIQEELDAKNFYAFNPSFDNPCTASCRECGCSTK, from the coding sequence ATGTGGAATTATGAAAAAAGACTCCAGTACCCGGTAAACATTACACAGCCCAACGCAAAGATCGCCCAGTATATCATGAGCCAGTATGGTGGCCCAGATGGTGAGATCAGCGCATCCATGCGCTATCTGTCCCAAAGATTTACCATGCCGAACCGGATGGCGGCAGCGGTTTTGAATGATATTGGGACGGAAGAACTTGCCCACTTAGAAATGGTCTCCACCATCGTTCACCAGCTTACCCGGGATCTGTCCATGGAAGAAATCGAGAAATCTGGATTTGGTCCTTATTATATTGATCATACAGTGGGAGTATGGCCGCAGGCAGCAGGAGGGGTTCCGTTTAATGCCTGCCAGTTCCAGAGCAAGGGAGACCCGATTACAGATTTGTTCGAGAATCTGGCAGCAGAGCAGAAGGCCCGGTCGACTTATGATAATATTCTGCGGGTAGTGCGGGATATGCCGGAGATTGCAGATCCCATCAAATTCCTGCGCGCAAGGGAAGTGGTTCATTTCCAGAGATTTGGTGAAGCACTGCGGTCCATTCAGGAAGAACTGGATGCGAAGAACTTCTATGCTTTTAATCCATCCTTTGATAATCCGTGTACAGCATCTTGCAGGGAATGCGGCTGCAGCACTAAATAG
- a CDS encoding spore coat protein CotJB, which translates to MNEKGSRNSQLSRINEVSFAVDDMLLYLDTHPCDRKALEYCDELVKERRKLLQEYAEKFGPLTIDCTDQQESATWKWMEQPFPWEKEGACR; encoded by the coding sequence ATGAATGAAAAAGGTTCGAGAAACAGCCAGCTTTCCAGGATCAATGAAGTCAGCTTTGCAGTAGACGATATGCTGTTGTATCTGGATACCCATCCCTGCGACAGAAAGGCACTGGAGTATTGTGATGAACTGGTGAAAGAAAGAAGGAAACTTCTCCAGGAATATGCAGAGAAGTTTGGGCCTCTGACTATTGACTGCACGGACCAGCAGGAAAGTGCCACCTGGAAGTGGATGGAACAGCCGTTTCCATGGGAAAAGGAAGGAGCGTGCAGATAG
- a CDS encoding spore coat associated protein CotJA, translated as MENYQMRRACNRPYNRTCGMNRPRTINEMPDRECSCSRQQKCDCVMPGAKGMNDEMFSHLQYLEPAMAYVPCQKFTENFTLSYGLSVGTIFPQLCKPFCGKRGGRR; from the coding sequence ATGGAAAATTATCAGATGCGCAGGGCCTGTAACAGACCGTATAACCGTACTTGCGGCATGAACCGGCCCCGGACTATAAATGAAATGCCTGACAGAGAATGTTCCTGCAGCAGACAGCAGAAGTGCGACTGCGTCATGCCTGGAGCAAAAGGAATGAATGATGAGATGTTTTCTCATTTACAATATCTAGAACCTGCCATGGCATATGTGCCCTGCCAGAAATTTACAGAAAACTTTACACTTTCCTATGGACTGAGTGTTGGCACGATTTTTCCTCAGCTTTGTAAACCGTTTTGTGGAAAGAGAGGTGGGCGCAGATGA
- the trkA gene encoding Trk system potassium transporter TrkA encodes MQIIIIGCGKVGRTLAEQLQEEESDITLVDVSSTVINSLQDDIDAMGIVGNGASINTLMEAGIENADILIAVTGSDEMNLLCCLIAQKTGHCQTIARVRNPIYGKEIAFIKERLGVTMIINPELAAAQEISRLLRFPSAIKIDTFAKGHVELLKFKVLPEFDLDGMTISRITETLRCDVLFCAVESRDAVSIPGGNYVIHDGDMVSILASPMNAAAFFKKIGLKTNQVKNAIIVGGGTISYYLTKALLDMNISVKIIEQNAARCETLSDLLPDATIINGDGTNRSLLMEEGLPRAEAFVSLTNLDEENVFLALFAKTISNAKLVAKVNRLAFDDVIDNLDIGSVIYPKYITADYILQYVRAMQNSIGSNIETLYHILDNKAEALEFAIRENSPVVGIPLSDLNLRKNLLVGYLNRNGVVMIPRGHDTIQVGDTVIIVTTQKGLRDITDILER; translated from the coding sequence ATGCAGATAATTATTATCGGGTGCGGCAAAGTCGGACGCACCCTGGCTGAGCAGCTTCAGGAAGAAGAATCAGATATTACCCTGGTAGATGTATCTTCCACAGTAATCAATTCTCTTCAGGATGACATCGATGCCATGGGTATCGTAGGAAACGGCGCCAGCATTAACACTTTAATGGAGGCAGGCATTGAAAATGCCGATATCCTTATTGCCGTGACAGGTTCTGACGAAATGAACCTTCTGTGCTGTCTCATCGCTCAGAAAACAGGACACTGCCAGACCATCGCCCGTGTCCGCAATCCTATCTACGGAAAGGAGATTGCATTCATTAAAGAACGTCTGGGCGTAACCATGATCATCAATCCTGAACTGGCAGCTGCACAGGAGATTTCCCGTCTTCTACGTTTCCCGTCTGCTATCAAGATCGACACCTTTGCCAAGGGACATGTAGAACTTTTGAAATTCAAAGTTCTTCCGGAATTCGACCTGGATGGAATGACTATTTCCCGAATTACGGAAACCCTGCGCTGCGATGTTCTTTTCTGCGCAGTAGAAAGCCGTGACGCTGTTTCAATCCCCGGCGGAAATTATGTGATCCATGACGGCGATATGGTATCCATTCTGGCATCTCCCATGAATGCTGCCGCCTTTTTCAAAAAGATCGGGCTGAAAACCAACCAGGTAAAAAATGCTATCATCGTCGGTGGCGGAACTATTTCCTATTACCTGACCAAAGCCCTGCTGGATATGAATATCTCTGTAAAAATCATCGAACAGAATGCAGCACGCTGCGAAACCCTCAGTGATCTTCTGCCTGATGCAACCATCATCAATGGCGACGGTACGAACCGTTCTCTCCTTATGGAAGAAGGGCTTCCCAGAGCAGAAGCATTCGTATCCCTCACAAACCTGGATGAAGAAAATGTATTCCTGGCTCTTTTTGCCAAAACGATCTCCAATGCCAAACTGGTTGCCAAAGTAAACCGTCTTGCCTTCGACGACGTGATCGACAATCTGGATATCGGAAGCGTAATTTATCCCAAATATATTACCGCAGACTATATTCTTCAGTATGTACGTGCCATGCAGAACAGTATCGGAAGCAATATCGAAACTCTTTATCATATCCTGGATAACAAAGCTGAAGCATTGGAGTTTGCCATCCGCGAGAATTCACCGGTAGTAGGCATTCCCCTTTCTGATCTGAACCTGCGCAAAAATCTTCTGGTGGGCTACTTAAACCGCAACGGTGTGGTAATGATCCCCCGCGGACATGATACCATCCAGGTAGGAGATACCGTGATCATCGTCACCACCCAGAAAGGACTCCGGGATATTACAGATATTCTCGAAAGGTAA